TTAGTCATCAAAATTAAGCAAGCTGCGCGCAAACAAGATGACAAACCAAAGTATTTCAAGTTGAAAATTAAAGGTAAGCTTGAAGCCAGAGCAGTGGGTAAGTTTTGGGATTTACAAGTCAAGCGCGAAACTGACTCATTAGTAGTAGAAACCGCTGAGGCGATCGCTGATTTGCCCAAAAGGCGCAGACCACCACAAACAAGATATGGCGGCGCAAGTCGTCGTCCTAGTGGAAAAAAACCATTTCCTCCAAGACCACGCAACGGCGAAATTCCACGCCCAGTAAGGAAAACAGGCGACACAGGTGCGGCGTCAACACCGATATCCTCAAAACCCATACCTAAGCCCGTTAAGCGTCTGAAGCCACCGGAACAGTAAGAGGACAAGGGGGAAGGGATTTATAAAACGAAGAACCTCACCCCGCCCTCCGGGCACCCCTCACGCCAGGTGCTACAACGGGGCGGCAGCTTTTCGGGGGAAGCTTCCCCCGAAAACGTGCCTTGGGAACCCCAACGCCCTTCGGGTTCGCCAGTCGCCTAGGTCGGGAGACCCTCCTGCAGCGCTGGTCTCACCAGATACCTAGGTCGGGAAACCCTCTGGGTTTGCGTAGCGCCCCCTATGCCTGCGGCACGGCTACGCCTATCGGGGCTAGTTGCACGCCAGTCCCCTGGCTCGGGGGGAACCCGACAGCCAGTCGCCACAACGGTCAAAGCTCGCCGCTTGGGTTGCTTCCCCCGGCAGACTTTGGGGGAACCCCAACGCCAGATCCCTCTGTCGGGAAACCCTCCTGCAGGACTGGCTCCGCAAGGCGCTGCTCTGGGCACGGGGCTGGCTCCACAACGCGCTTAACCCGACGCCCTTCGGGTTCGCCAGTCGCCTAGGTCGGGAGACCCTCCTGCAGCGCTGGTCTCACCAGATACCTCTGTCGGGAAACCCTCATCAAGTACTGGCTCCGCAAGGCACAACTCTTGGCAGTACTGGCTCCGCAACGCACTGGCTTTCCTTATTAAGGAGAGGGGATGGAGGTGAGGTCTTATTCTCCTTGTCCTCTTGTCCTCTTAAAATTCCGTCCACCTGTCTTGCGGAAGAAAAGATCGCTGTAGCTCGATTGGTGCAACAGGCTCTGTTAAAGTAAAATCACCACGTAAAATGGATTGTTTCAACTCCACGGCAACTTGCCTAGAAAGAAATAAACTAGCAAGGGGTGCAACGCGCACAGTTCTGCCTTCTATGCTGATGCGTCCAGATTTGAGTTGGGCGTAGCTGACTAAACCAAAGGTAGGACGAACACGCCGGGGAATGGAAAAGTCTACTATTGGGGCTACTAAGTCTTTATCTTGAATTGCACATCTTGCAACAACTTCTTCGTTCAAGACAGGTAGTGGTACACCTACTCCCAACATCAAAGAAGGACCGTAACTTTTAAAGTAACAGCCACGCACCCAACGAGCATCCATTTGCTTGGCATCACCAATCAAAGCTAAAGTTGCCGCTGGTCCAATGGGTGTATGATTGGGTAACCGCTTTTGTAAAGGAAAGTGCTGAGTGCCTTCCCAAGCAATATAACCGACACCGCCTCCCAAAAAAATTCGTGTGCCAATTCCAACCAGTTGCAGATCTGGGTCATTGAATAGAGGGGAGATAGCACCAGGGTTAGAGTAAACGGCATTGCCTAAACGCGGTTGTAATGGACCGAGGTATGTATAGAGTGGGCGATCGCCCCCATTCACACCTACTATAAAATTTTGATAAAGATTGCGTGGATTGAATAAATAAAACTGATTGATTGTTTCACGTGTAACAGTGGTTTCAAAAGTGGCTCTGGGATAGCAATCTGTCACTTGTCCTTGTGCTCGAACTTGTACGGTTTTACCAGCTATCAAATCTTCAATAACATGACCGCCGCCTCGTTCGCGAACTTCTTCGCCGTCCATCA
This portion of the Brasilonema sennae CENA114 genome encodes:
- a CDS encoding homocysteine biosynthesis protein; protein product: MRTIAEINHKISHKQAVVLTAEELKARVVEVGVAKVAKEVDVITTGTFEPMESSGAIINLGHTDPPIKIRRCWLDGVPAYSGFGAVDLYLGASCAVEVMDGEEVRERGGGHVIEDLIAGKTVQVRAQGQVTDCYPRATFETTVTRETINQFYLFNPRNLYQNFIVGVNGGDRPLYTYLGPLQPRLGNAVYSNPGAISPLFNDPDLQLVGIGTRIFLGGGVGYIAWEGTQHFPLQKRLPNHTPIGPAATLALIGDAKQMDARWVRGCYFKSYGPSLMLGVGVPLPVLNEEVVARCAIQDKDLVAPIVDFSIPRRVRPTFGLVSYAQLKSGRISIEGRTVRVAPLASLFLSRQVAVELKQSILRGDFTLTEPVAPIELQRSFLPQDRWTEF